Below is a genomic region from Leptospira venezuelensis.
GAAACTAATATAAAGAAGATCAAAATTAAAATAATAGCACCCATTTGGAAGGCAGTTTTCACTTTTCCAAGCATGGTGGTTCGGATCGATTTCCCCAAACGGATCGCAAGATAACGTAAGGTTGTGATAAGCATATCTCTTCCGATGATGAGTATCACCATCCAAAGTTCTATTTGTTCATGTAGAAAAATGAACGTGGTAAAACAACCTACTACGATGATCTTATCTGCAAGTGGATCCAGAAATTTTCCGAACTCGGTCTCTTGTTTCCATTTTCTGGCCAGATAACCATCTATAAAATCGGTGATAGATGCCAGAGAAAATAAAACAAGAGCGGCAATATGATATGCTTGCTCCTTCTGATACAAAAACCAGATAAAAAAAGGAAGAGAAGCAACTCTCAGTACGGTAAGCGCGTTGGGTAAGTTAATATTCGGATTCAAGATTCCAACCAAGTTCCCATCATGTCGTATTCGTAAAAAGACTCGATTTTCACTTTTCCGATTGTTCCAGGCTTCAAAGAAGGATCTTCTACATAAACCACTTCGTCAATTTCCGGAGCATCTTGCAAACGTCTCACGATTGCAGTATTTCCTTCCAATCCATCTACGATCGCAGTATAAGTTTTTCCTATCCTGGACTCGTGAATCTCTTGTAGGATTTTCAAATGGGCATCTCGGATCAGGTTAATCCTTTTTGCCTTTTCCTTGTCGGAAACTGTTTGGGTAAGATCTGCACCCTTTGTTCCTTCTTGAGGTGAATAAGAGAATAAGTTCAGCTTTTCCGGACGAGTTTCTTCTACAAAACGTAGGATCTCATCCACATCTTCCCCAGTTTCTCCAGGAAACCCTAAAATAAAAGATGTTCTGATCTCAAGATCAGGTCTCATTTCTCTAGCAAGAGAATATAGATCCTTAAACTGCGAATATCCCCCGCTTCTATTCATGTTTTTTAATACTCTTTCGGAAACATGTTGTAGAGGAGATTCAAGATAAGGAGCGATTTTAGGGGTCTCACCCATTAATCTAAGGATCTTTTCAGTCTTCTTATCCGGATATAAATACAATAATCGCAAAATTTCTAGATTGTCCACTTCCGATACTGCTTTAATCATATCCAGAAGTTTGTCCGAGTCTTTTCCATAATACACTGTATCTTGGGAAACAAGACAGATCTCTTTTGCACCTGCCGCAATTGCTCTTTTTGTATCTCTTAGAATTTCTTCCAAAGGAGAATCTACGAATTTTCCACGAAGAGAAGGAATAATACAAAATGCACATCCTCTATTACATCCGTCTGAAACTTTTACGTAGGCATAAGGTTTAGAATAATTCTCTATTTCAGGAGAAAGTTTCATTCTCTCTACTATATCAGAATTGAATTCAGTTTTTGCAGGAGAAGAAATATCTCTACGAAAAGCTTCTTTAATGATCCTTCCTGCTTGGGAATATTTTCCAGTTCCAAAAACGAGATCCACTTCAGGAATTTCTGCGGAGATATCTTTAGGATATCTTTCTGCAAAACATCCTACAACGACTAACTTCTGGCCTTCTTGTTTTTTAGCGTGAGCCGCACCCAAGATAGTTTGGATGGTTTCTTCTGTAGCAGAGCGAATAAAAGTACAGGTATTGATCAAATGGAAATCGGAATCTTCCGGTTTTGTAGCCGGAAGAAACCCTTCTTCCAAAAGGGAATGATGCATGCTCATTGAGTCCACGGTATTTTTGGGACATCCAAGAGTGGTGATGTAGAACTTTTTATCCAAACGAAGCCTTACTCGCCCAACTCCTTAATGATAAACTGAGTGCTATCGTAAGGGTTTGGTGTTTTAATATAAACTTTCTTTACTAATTTTCCGGGGCGTCCTAAGACCACTTTAGGTTTTCCGTTTTGGATCATCTCCACTGCGGAACCATCACCCACTTTGATCTCCAGACGATCTTTCGCTTCTAGAGTTTTATTTTCTCCGCCTTGAACAAGGCCCCTAAATCCCATTTGCCCATCTATCATGAACTCTGCATAACTTGGTTTAGAGAAAAATAATGTAACTTGGATCGGGACATCACCTAAAGTTTTAGTGGAGTCCTCTCCTTGAGGATTAGACTGCACTGTGGTGCCTTGTTTCTCTTCTTCACTTAAAGAAACTAAAACTTTTGCAGAACTTCCAGTCACACTTTGAGCAGCGATCCTGATACTCCTACGTAAGGAAGAAATCTCAGGAATTGAATAGCTTAGAACCTTTTCCTGTCCTTCGGACAATCTGAATTTATATACGGTCAATTCAGGATAAACATTAAAAGCAAGAACTGCAGTATTCGCATCAGATCCTTGTTCTACGGAAGAGATGAAAAGTTTACATTGTTGGTTAGAAGCACTAAAGCTAACACCTTGGTTTGCAGTTAAGATAAAACTTTCAGGTCTTGTTTCCGGAACGGAACGATTGATGAAGTCAATATTTTCGGGGATCTCCAACCTTCTTCCACTTTCTTCCGAGACATCGTCATCAGAAGAAGTTCCATCGACAATGGTATAAACTAATACTACCGTAATTGCCAGGACCAGAACGGTGATTGCAGTAATGAGTTTATTCTTATCAAAATTTAGATCATAATAAAAATTAGAAGTAGGTTTGGTGAGTTCTTCTAAAGGAGCCTGGGACTCTTCTATCTTCTCACCTCTGTATAAATTGATCAGCATCCCCGTGTCTAACTTTAAGTAACTACCGTAGTTTTTTAAAAAACCTATGGTAAAAGTTTCTCCAGGGAACTGAGCATAGTCCTCAGTCTCCAATGCGAGAATGTACTTAACGGAAATATTCGTATCCTTGGATACGTCCTTTACAGTGAGCTTTTTTTCTTCCCTAGCCTCTCTAAGGATTTGCCCTACTCGTTTCTGATTCAATTTCGCTCTCCTTTCCTAGGAAGATTTATTCTTCCGACACCAAGGGGTTATTTACGATTTTAGAATTACCGTCTGGACGGAAATTAAATACTCCATCCTCGATATCCGCGTTCGGATCCAATCCGAAAAACTCTACAGTGGTGGTTTTACCTCTTCCATCACTAGCGACTGCCTTTTTGATATAAGAAGTTTGTGCATCCACGTAAAGTGTCATTGTTTCATAACCGCCGATCTTCTCCCTTTGTTCCAAAGCCAATACGAAATATTGACGATTGTCCTTCGGAGAAACCTGAGGTTGTTCGATAGATTCGAATTTATAATGATACTTTCTAAAAATCCTAGAAAGACCCTCCTCTGTTAGAGGAGAAAAAATCGGACCGGATTTATTAGATTTATTTAAAGTAAGATCCTGCTTTCCGGCAGCATTCAGTCTTTTGATAAAGATCCAAAGAGTTTTGCCATCGGAAACGATCTCGTCTCCAGAAGGATCTGAAAATTCATATTTGATCTTTCCACCCTTCTTATAATAGCAGACACCTTTTTTAGTGACCACTTTTTTGTTCGATTCCGTTTGGATCACAAAATCAGCTTTGTACGATTTTAGGTCGGAAAAAGTTTTTCTGACTTTTTTAACCACTTCAGAAGGTGAATTCCAATGGTGTTTTGCGGAAGACTGAGCACCTAGGGAGAAGCTGCCGAATAAAACGACAAGGCCAAGGGCGATAAATATAGAACGATTGCTTCTGGTATCTTTCATTCTCAGGTAATGCAGGGATTTTTTTCCAGGATGGCGAGTATCCGCCCCCCTGTCACTTGGTTTCTTTTCCCGGCCTGGAAATTCCTATACCGGGTCGAATTTTTAAGCGGACCTTAAAATTTCCCGTCCCTTAGATCCCAGGATCGGAGAAACGTATCCCCTTTCTTCCATTAATTCCATGATCCGAGCAGCCCGGTTATAGCCGATTTTCAAACGTCTTTGCAAATAGCTCGCG
It encodes:
- the pgsA gene encoding CDP-diacylglycerol--glycerol-3-phosphate 3-phosphatidyltransferase: MNPNINLPNALTVLRVASLPFFIWFLYQKEQAYHIAALVLFSLASITDFIDGYLARKWKQETEFGKFLDPLADKIIVVGCFTTFIFLHEQIELWMVILIIGRDMLITTLRYLAIRLGKSIRTTMLGKVKTAFQMGAIILILIFFILVSSNKRILINEVYQSGKLAGMTVFGIASENAVAFIKVWQENGAPGWNELVFGLGGFVPYFGMLLTTLITVLSGIRYLISNREVIRYSSIRRAFGKNGN
- the rimO gene encoding 30S ribosomal protein S12 methylthiotransferase RimO, whose product is MDKKFYITTLGCPKNTVDSMSMHHSLLEEGFLPATKPEDSDFHLINTCTFIRSATEETIQTILGAAHAKKQEGQKLVVVGCFAERYPKDISAEIPEVDLVFGTGKYSQAGRIIKEAFRRDISSPAKTEFNSDIVERMKLSPEIENYSKPYAYVKVSDGCNRGCAFCIIPSLRGKFVDSPLEEILRDTKRAIAAGAKEICLVSQDTVYYGKDSDKLLDMIKAVSEVDNLEILRLLYLYPDKKTEKILRLMGETPKIAPYLESPLQHVSERVLKNMNRSGGYSQFKDLYSLAREMRPDLEIRTSFILGFPGETGEDVDEILRFVEETRPEKLNLFSYSPQEGTKGADLTQTVSDKEKAKRINLIRDAHLKILQEIHESRIGKTYTAIVDGLEGNTAIVRRLQDAPEIDEVVYVEDPSLKPGTIGKVKIESFYEYDMMGTWLES
- a CDS encoding helix-turn-helix domain-containing protein, producing MNQKRVGQILREAREEKKLTVKDVSKDTNISVKYILALETEDYAQFPGETFTIGFLKNYGSYLKLDTGMLINLYRGEKIEESQAPLEELTKPTSNFYYDLNFDKNKLITAITVLVLAITVVLVYTIVDGTSSDDDVSEESGRRLEIPENIDFINRSVPETRPESFILTANQGVSFSASNQQCKLFISSVEQGSDANTAVLAFNVYPELTVYKFRLSEGQEKVLSYSIPEISSLRRSIRIAAQSVTGSSAKVLVSLSEEEKQGTTVQSNPQGEDSTKTLGDVPIQVTLFFSKPSYAEFMIDGQMGFRGLVQGGENKTLEAKDRLEIKVGDGSAVEMIQNGKPKVVLGRPGKLVKKVYIKTPNPYDSTQFIIKELGE
- a CDS encoding LolA family protein produces the protein MKDTRSNRSIFIALGLVVLFGSFSLGAQSSAKHHWNSPSEVVKKVRKTFSDLKSYKADFVIQTESNKKVVTKKGVCYYKKGGKIKYEFSDPSGDEIVSDGKTLWIFIKRLNAAGKQDLTLNKSNKSGPIFSPLTEEGLSRIFRKYHYKFESIEQPQVSPKDNRQYFVLALEQREKIGGYETMTLYVDAQTSYIKKAVASDGRGKTTTVEFFGLDPNADIEDGVFNFRPDGNSKIVNNPLVSEE